The Lolium rigidum isolate FL_2022 chromosome 2, APGP_CSIRO_Lrig_0.1, whole genome shotgun sequence genomic interval ttttattaattttaatcaGTTAAGCGCCTTCCTAAGCGTTTAGGGTTGTACTGCCCTAATGGCTGGATCGTGCAATATGAATTCGTGTTTCTTTTCAATATTGGAGAAAACATTTCAGTCTTCGAGTATATGCTTTTCTCAATGCACGTTCGTGTTTCTATTTTTGAACGGGAAGGGGTCCGTTGAAGGGGTTTGGAATCGGTGGTGGGTACATTTTTACATAAAGGACATCCAAGAAATAGAAAATCACAACAAGGTCTAGAAATTTGGCACTAAGCACCCTAAAAGGCACCGCATAAATGAGATCAAGTACATGGCCCCCGCCGACAAAGATAGGCCTCCGAACACGACCATCTTTGCTTCCGTCAGGGACAACACCACTTAGGGAAGCTCGGACATGAGCTCGAGGCTAGCACGGCCATTCTCAGGCCGAATATTGTGGCGATGAACCTGCGCCGTCGCTGGGTAACTGCTGCAGGGGTTGCATACTCCTCCGACTCCCATCACCTCTTCCACCTCGCATAAGCCACTTAGCCCCTCTTCTCCTTCATCCCGCCACCACGACCGGCAAGAAAGAGAAGAGTCGCCCCGTCGCCGCCGATGTAGAATCACAATACAGGGACCAACACAACACTTATTGATGGGGTGAAACTCCATCTTGCGCACAGCCACCTCCTGTTCCGACAGAGGGAGCTCCGCGATGAGAGCTTGAAGGATAAGCCAACAAAAGATCTGACCGGCGAGATCTGCGGTTATCCTCTGTGCATGATGCAAAACTACGACATAAAGCCAAATCCTAGCCTAACTACTACTCCTACTGCCTAGATCTACTCCGGCATCACTCCTTTGCCACCTTCGGCCAACTATTTCGATGAAAAGGGCTCGTGAGGAGCCCAAATTTTTAGCAGTGACTCTCAAACTACTTTAGCGAGAGGAGAGGGGTCAATGGGGAGAATGAAGGCCCGCATTCATGTTACATTAGCATACTCTTAGCTAATTGTAGTGAATGTTTGAATGCACACAAAATCTAATAATATACATTTTTTGTAGCTGACAACCGCTGATTGCCTGTAGTAGGTTGCAATGAAGCGATGGCCAGCGATACTGCTCAATTGTAGCCGAAGAGGTCAATGGGTATTGCAAGGCTATCGATCCAAATTTTGGCGAGTCTCCGGGCGGGATTCGAAGGACCCGCTTGCTAGACCCATGTGTTGAAAGACAAGAAGTGGGCCATGTAGGTTGAATAGAAAGTGGGTTGAGCAAATTACCATAGAGCCATGGTGGCGCATGGAAGATGCCTAGAAAGGCTAAATATAGGTGGAACGGAGTAAATCGCGATGAAACAAAGATTTCCACGATTTTTAAGATAGTAGTACAATAAGTAATATTTTTTCGAAGGAGTGCACTAAATAGCATTGATCATAGTACGACCCGATTTTATTTGTGCACTCAAAGATTCGACTAGGATCTAATGTTGAAAGCATCAACTCATCCCCACCGCTAGGCTaacacatactacctccgtttcaaggaataaggtacACACGTATTCCaaaacgaactttgaccataaaaattaagcaacaaaatcttgattatattatatgtaattagtatcgttggattcgtattgaaaggaACATTTCAATGATACTAATTTTATACAAAAATCttaatctatttgaagtaattcttgatcaaacaaaaagcttgtaaaacgagggcgccttatttcttgaaacggaggtagtatcttTCAGAATTGTTTTGAAAACTTAACCTGTTCATATAACCCAATGAGCAAATACTAGAGAAGAACAACAATGAAAAACAAGAATAGACCAATTCCTCTGTGCTGAACTTAACAATGTGATAGATAGATTGTGGCAGTGTGCCAGATGCCAACTCGAAGCAAATTCAATTGGgaaattgcttcacacacgacATTCTTCGTCCGATAACTATACGACGATTCATTGCAGCACTTCCCTTCTTGCCTTCCCCGAGCGCGTCACCTCCCTACTTTCACATCTATGCCAGACATCGCAACAGCAGCCACGCCTCGACCCTCGCCGTGCGGCCGCTGCGTTGGTCTTCCTCGCCGAGCAGCCGCTGCCATAGCCGCGGCCGAGCCAGCTAGCGCAAAATGTCTCCATCCGGCGACGCCCCATCTTTTCCCTCAGCCAGCCTTTCTTCTTCCCCAGTGGATCTCTTCCTTGTTTTGCTCTAGCTCTGTGCCCTTTTGCGTCCATTGAGATGGATCGGGATATTGTCAAAGAATCGCATAAAATCAATTTTCTTCCTGACAGGTGGGTCCTAATCGATGCTAGACGGTTGTTTTCTTAGACTTCCGACATCGTAACAAAATCGTACTAAATTAGTCGTACGTATAGCAGCACTCATTCAATTGTGCACGGGCGGTCCATGACAGCACCCACGGCAGCCACTATCGTAGCACGAACGCGCGAGCTCGGTCCGAAATCGGAATGATTTAATTTGTGAGAGCGACCACAACCCAACCCAACTGCCCTCAAGTCCACACACACACTTCCCCTCTCCATCccccactccgccgccgccgccgccaatccacgGCCGCCGCCCCGCTCCGATCCGCCCGCGGCCTGCCGGATCGCCGCGCCATGGACCAGGTGAGCCCGCGCGACCCCTCCGATCGCCCTCCCGCTTCCTCCTCCCCTCTCTTCTATGTCCCCCGCGGCTCCGttcctccctcgccgccggccggccgtaATGTCATCGTTTGTTTCTGCCCGCCGCAGTACGAGAAGGTGGAGAAGATCGGGGAGGGCACGTACGGGGTGGTGTACAAGGCCAAGGACCGCTACACCAACGAGACCATCGCGCTCAAGAAGATCCGCCTCGAGCAGGAGGACGAGGGCGTCCCCTCCACCGCCATCCGCGAGATCTCACTCCTCAAGGAGATGCAGCACCGGAACATCGTCAGGTACCCCCGACCTGTCTCTCCATATTCGTCAGGGGTTGGGCTGGATTTGGTCGCCACGGAATGGATGGATGGATTTATGGGCTGACTGGTGTTTCTTGCTGCAGGCTGCAGGACGTGGTGCACAACGAGAAGTGCATATACCTCGTCTTCGAGTACCTCGACCTCGACCTCAAGAAGCACATGGACTCATCCCCGGACTTCAAGAACCACCACATAGTCAAGGTTTGCTTCTCCATTCCCAACTCTCCTCCACTGTTCACCGACAGCACCTCCATTTGGGATTGCCAGTAGTGGGATAACGATTTGCCCGCTGCTCCATTTGGCTGTGGCCATGTCGAAATGTATTAACGCTGTTTCGTGCTCTGCCTGCAGTCCTTCCTCTACCAGATCCTGCGGGGCATCGCCTACTGCCACTCGCACCGCGTGCTCCACCGGGATCTCAAGCCCCAGAACCTGCTCATAGACCGGCGTACCAACTCACTCAAGCTCGCCGACTTTGGATTGGCCAGGGCGTTCGGCATTCCTGTCCGGACGTTTACTCACGAGGTATATATGCTTTGCAGCCTCGCATGTTGACGGTCTGTTACACTGATTTAAGGGGGGATTTAAGGTGCATGTTTGCCAGGAGATGCCAGATGAAAATTGTCCTGCTAAGCTTTTATCAGGGAAAATAATGCACTTATGTTTTGACTTGTTCCACTGAAACCTATCAATCCCTCCTTCATTTCAAGTCTGAAACCCGTTTTGTGGTTGTTGAAATCCAGTAGGCCACATACGCACACTTAGGCTGGTGATTATGACCCACTGTCGTTTGGTACATCTTAAGATTGTTGGTTCTCTCCTTGACTACTGGGGTCTGCATGCCCTGTGATAGGCTATGTCTTGGAGGTTTATGTCACTCATTAGTGTCCACTGTTGTTTGGTACATCTTAAGGTTGTTGGTTATCTCCTTCCTCTTCAGCAGTTATCAAGTATTTCTATAATCAATGGTGGATGAATTTGCTAGTCTCTTTTCATGGTGCTACCTTGCCAATATGACTTCACTCTAGTCTCTTCCACTGTTGTTTGGTACATCTTAAGGCTGTTggttctctccttcctcttcagcATTTATCAAATATTTATATAATCAACGGTGGATGAATTTGTTAGTCTCTTTTCATGCTGCTACCTTGCCAATATGCTCCTGTATGAaaaatcgcgtgacaaaaggcaaGAGGCGTGTTGTGATAGATAGTAATAGTACGTAGTTGTGGCCTGCGGGCTAGTGCTGGTGAGAGCGGTTAGCTGTTGTGAGGGGTCGTGGTTGGTTGCATGGAGAAGGGCAGAAAAGCATCTGGTGCACATCTATTAGCTTAAGTTTTCTTCAGCACATCATTTCACGTTTCATGCGGTCATGCCTAATCCTCTGCACACAACAGGGCAAATGTTGAATTTGCAAAGGGAATGAGAAAAAGGAACAAATACTAGTAAAGCAGGAAAGTTGTAGAGCAACACATGTCCATAACATAGGATGGTGCATGCACAACCATTTGCTAAAGTTTCATAACATAGGATAGTGCATTCACAGTTATAATTATTGCTTGTTACTATGGGCAAAGCATATGAAAACGTGAAGTTCTGTTTTATGGAGAATTCCAAATTCGAGACAAGCATATGTCCATGTTCAATTTATTTGTTTCTGCTATTCATACGATCATATCAATGAGCTGTTCTCACGTTCAAATTCTGGTCCTTCCTTTTGTACTTGGTTTCATTGTAATCTAAACCGAATCTTGTTTATAGGTGGTGACACTATGGTATAGAGCACCTGAAATTCTTTTGGGTGCACGGCAATATTCTACCCCTGTTGACGTGTGGTCAGTTGGTTGCATTTTTGCTGAAATGGTGAACCAGAAACCTCTTTTTCCTGGTGATTCTGAGATTGATGAACTGTTCAAGATTTTCAGGTTTTTCTCTTCTAAATGTTGTACAGTCTTACTTGAAGCTCTTCCATGGATACATTTAATCAGGGTTGTGTGTTTGATCATATCTTTTACGTTCATGCAGAATCATGGGCACTCCTAATGAAGAGACCTGGCCAGGTGTTGCTTCATTGCCTGACTACAAGTCAGCTTTCCCCAAGTGGCCGTCCGTGGTAAATCATTAATGACTCATGTTCATTCTTATGAAAAAATTGTTTAGAATATGAAACTGTGGACAGGGATCAAACTTTAGTTTCTCCTGGCTCCTATTAAATTAGTTATGTACATTTCATGGAGACTCATGAACTAGTCGCGCGACTAGTGAGGTTTTTGGTTGGAACACAAGTACTGACTCATAGACTAGTCAAGACTCAAGAGACTAGTCATAGTTTGATTCTAACTTGAGGAGTTTGCTGCAGGATCTTGCAACTGTGGTCCCAACACTCGAACCTTTGGGAATTGATCTTCTCTCGGTAAGTTGGACCAAcaaatacttttttttgtttttataatgtccattaattgtGTATTTGTGCTTATTGCCTTGCTGTTTGCATTCAGTTTGCTTAGTGGGTGGATAACATATTGCAATGCCCTTTCATTTCAATAATCCATAGTGAACAATTTAGTTTCTGCTTGCAGTCCTGGGACTGTACAGCGGCGTTCTAAGTTGTGTTTAACATATGAAGTTCAGGCAAATACGATAGTAAAATCTCAGTCTCTAGTACAATTTGAAGTTGCCATGTTAGAAACACACTTATAGATCATAGGTGCCTTCTTGGATGGAAGTTGCTAATTCTATGTAGGTTGCTATGCATATTTTCAGTAGATATTTCAATTTATTCCATTGTCACCATGGCTGTTGCATGATTCTATTACTGCATATGAAGTTGTGAAGTATAAGCCTTGTGGTATGATGTATGCTGGTGAGCAACAGAGCATAATGCACACAATACCATTGGAATAGATCATATTTTGTTTGTGACATTATGTTATTTCTACCTTTCTTTTCTCTGCCATCATGTTAAAAAAAATGATTCTACTAATGTGTATCCATACCCTTGCTGACTTCTCTCCTCACCGTCATGCAGAAAATGCTCTGTTTAGATCCAAGCAGAAGAATCAACGCACGAACTGCCCTCGAGCACGAGTACTTCAAGGATCTCGATGTATCCTCATAGATTATGGCCCCTGCCCCTCTGTACATTAAGATTGCATGGGTTGCTCCTGAGCTTCCTGAATCTTGGACCGTGTGCCTCCTTTCTCCCCTATTTTTTTTGATTTTGGTTGTGTAGTAGAGAGAAACTAGAAGAGGAGACACCTCTAGGTTACCCCTCTGTGTAGGCCAAGTCAACTGAAAAAAAAGTCTGGTGGTCTGGGAGATCTACATTGCCATTTTGCCCCGTATTTATAAAAACGCTGACACCGACTTGTTCCTGGATGATCAATTTTGTAGTAGCTGATCATGGGTCACGGGTTGGCAGTGTTTCATGAACTTCCAGCTGATATGACGACGTTGGGCTACCGTCGTCGGAGCGAGCCTGGGAGACCTTGCACTGGCCGTGACCTCCAGAGCATTAATGTCGTATTTGGCGCTGGACCAAGCATCACATCGGCTGTAACAATCTCCAAATCACGATAACTTCATGACGCGGAGTAGATTATTTCTACTTGGCTCATGCCTGGGGACTTCTGCTTTTTACTGTCTCCCAATCCGTACTGGAAAGATTTGAAGTTTACACCGTGTTGGAGTTCGGATAAGCAACAATCAAGGTTGACACACCACTAAGCACCCATACAAAACAAGTTGGATGTGGTATGTTTTCGATTTGACGATCATCAGTTCTGACGATAGTAGTAGAGATGCGATATCTTAGTGCAGTCCATGTATTCACAGAATTCGAACCCACGATTTTTGTCGGTACTTCTTCAGTCATCTAATGTTCCTACATGAAGCATGACAAAATTGATATATGCAAAGAAGAAAACAGATCAACAATTAAACTTTAGTGCAGCGGATTAGATTGATTAACGCCTGCCATGATTTTTTGGTACTTATTTTCGTCCAGAATCTAATGTTGGTGTACAACCTTTTGAGGTTCTTGTGCCTGGTTACCTATGTCCAATGCCACAACAGACCACATTTCGGCCATGATTCGAGTGGTCGTCCAAAAGGAACAAGATTTGTTCGTTAACCATACAACAAACACTTTTATGCGTGTAACTCTGCCTGCGACTCATGACTCATGTAGCATACCATGGTTTTGAAATCCTAAGTGTGTGCAACTATTGCAATAGTGGTAGTGAGCATTTAGTCCGCTACGTCAGCATTGAATAATCTTCAGAGGATACTCGCTCCACAAAACGACTAGATACTTCGATAGAACTCAAAAAGAGTTGGATAGTTTGGTTAGTGGGCGGATACTCGCTCCACAAAACGACTAGATACTTCGATAGAACTCAAAAAGAATTGGATAGTTTGGTTAGTGGCCGAACCCAATGCTCCACACAAACTAGCTGTGATCGCACGATGCAGCGTCCTCCAAAGAGAGGTCACAACTAGTTTGTGTGGACCCACACGGAATGCATTATTTTCCCGGCTGAGAATCCTCGAGCGCGGGGCGCCAGGTGAGTGTGAACATCTATCAGCCTGTCTGTGGGCCAGAAGTCACAGCTGGCCTTTTCTTTGTTCAAAGGCTGGCGTCCCTCGCCTCTGAACGGCCCGCTGAAACTTTGACATGGCCTTCGAGCCCACCAACCAAGACCCGTACCCAACTCTTCAGCCCTCCTACGTTAAGCTGGAGTGCTAAGCGAGAACTACCACGCTCGGCTGGTAAATCCAGGAAGGGCTGCTTATTTATGTTGGTGTGACCGTCTGCCCCTAAGCGGTATGGGACTAATTAATTAATTATTAGAGAAGTATAGATGTCGCTGGTGATTTTGCGTAGCCGCCGGAATACGAGCTCCAGGAGCCTGTCAGGGACGTCGTCCAGCGTCGTGGGCCACGCCGCAGCAGCCCATCTAATAAAGCCATCAGTTACCGACTCACCGTGTTGACTCCTAACTGACGGATAAAAAAATCATACACGGCAAAACAGTTTACCATGGTCTGCCCCTCTCCTCGTCGCTCCCGCGGGCGACAGGGGAggacccccgcgccgccgcccctcgtcCCCCCCTCCAACCCCTGCGGTCCTGGCTGCtccaggaggaggcggcgggcagGTCTGGCTCCCGAGCTCGGTGGGTTGGCGGGCTCGATCTGGGCCCACATGGGCTAGCTGGGGCGACTCTCTCTGCGAGCGGCATGTGGCGGCTGCTGGTCCCTGGTCGGTGGTGGTGCCTGTGTGGAGGTGCTCGGGGCCGTTTGCTCCGAAGCTTGGTGATGGCCGGCGTGTGTCGGCGTCGTCCCTCCTCTCCTCGTCTCGTCCATCAGCCTGTTGCGGCATCTCCGCAGAGGCTGGCATCTTCTTAGCTTGCAGATGGCAGCCATGAAGGCGGCTTGCTCCCTATGTGGGGGGCGGATGGGGATGGGCAGGGACCTCTGGCTGCGAGAGTCATCCGCCTCTTTACTTAGCCATCATCCTGCATCGGGTTGACCGTTGGGGCTGGCGGGTGCCATGGCTTCGCAGATGGCGGCAATGGTGGTGACGCGCTCCCCACCGTGGGAGCCGTCGTGGCTGGGTGTTGAGCCCCTCTGTCTTGCCATCAATGGCAGCGGACGCTGCTTCCGTCTGTTCTGATGTGCCCCGTGGTGATGCAGATGGCGGCCATGGGTGCAGTCTCTTCTCTGATGTGAGGTGAgccgtggcagtggtggtggtggcttattTTGCCGGTTGCTAGGCTCCGGTTTCGGGTTCTTGTCGGAGCTCTATGGCATGTTCGGCACATGTGGTCTATGTGCGTGCTCTCGGCTGGCCTACCCTTCGGGTATATCGGACCCAGTGGGGTCGGAGTTGCCCTCGGTGGTGCTATGTCTTTCGACTACGGTGGTGACCCCTGCGTGCGGTGTGGGTGCTCCATGCCCTTCGGCTCCATCCGGCGGCACACATGCATCGTGGCGTCGTCTCGGCTGCGCGCGACCTTTCGGCCACACCCTCGACACAGGTGGTGTCGGTGCGTAGTgtggtctcggatgtgtgctgCCCTTCGATTACGTCGATGGTGCAGTGTCGCCGTTGGGTACCTCCGCCGTGTCCGTCAGGCTCCTCCTTGTGACCGCCGAGCTTGGGTCGCGATGAGTCTTCTCTTAGcgtgatgttggtcttgatcaaatctTCACTGGAACGtccaaacgtcgtaacatggagtacggcataatgttgactgctgctcccgtgtcaaccagcatcttgctaataggctgcccattgatataacccttcaggtatagggctttgagatgcctgtagctcttttcttttggcttctcgaagataactggtcgtggcccgcaatcaaactgtgccactgataCCTCCTCATCtctcggagcacaaaactctgacgggagaacgaacaccatgtttgtatcagccgatgcctctgcatcggcttttgtctgcttaggtcgccacactttctttggtgggcgagcCTCTGTCTCcagcgtttgctgaattttcacggccagatcgggccgtgctttcctcaacgtgtacaggtacaaaCGCGGAGAACAGCAACGTATCAGCCGCCGATTCATGCCGCTCAAACGGCGGCGACTAAGGATGGAGACGGGATTGGAGGAGAAGGActtgcctggaggaagccgagggagGAGACCGAGGGCGTGGAGGTGTGGAGCGCCGCTGCCGTTCTTGCTTGGTGTGgtgcggcgagggtcggcgaggtGGGGGTTtatgtgccgacggcggccgtgcACGTGTCTGGCTCTTCCTGTCTTCTTCTTGGGGCTTAAGAAAGAAACACGTAGGTTCTTCTAGCCTGTGGAAAAGGAGGCGGAAGGACGTGCTgtgccggcccggcccggcccaggAAGCCGAACATCAGTTGTCTGGATTATACTTTTCGCATTTGATTATTCTCCATTTCAAATTCCCCTCAAAACATCATTTTCCAAATATATCTATCTTACCTTAATTTGATGAGTATGTTCTTTTGTTCGTGTGCTTGTATCTCTGAAGACTCATCCAGCGTCTTTGTTTGCATATGGTAACTCCTAAAGTCTTGTTTGGGGAAGTGTATCACAATGTTTCTTGTACAGTAGTATTTTTTCAAGGGGTTGGATGGAAACATCCTTCTCACCCAAAACAGTTTGCTACACCACAATCCCCACTCTCATTAAAACTCTCCACTATTTTTCTGCATGGAAGGCGGGGATAATATTGCAACCATAAATTCAGTTTTCATATCAACACTGATCATAGTCACTATCCTATGTTAAATAAAAAAATTTGCTAAAGTTTCATAACATAGGATAGTGCATGCACAACCAGGAAAGCTATGGAACTATTTGCTAAAGTTTCATAACATAGGATAGTGCATTCACAGTTATAATTATTGCTTGTTACTATGGGCAAAGCATATGAAAACGTGAAGTTCTGTTTTATGGAGAATTCCAAATTCGAGACAAGCATATGTCCATGTTCAATTTATTTGTTTCTGCTATTCATACGATCATATCAATGAGCTGTTCTCACGTTCAAATTCTGGTCCTTCCTTTTGTACTTGGTTTCATTGTAATCTAAACCGAATCTTGTTTATAGGTGGTGACACTATGGTATAGAGCACCTGAAATTCTTTTGGGTGCACGGCAATATTCTACCCCTGTTGACGTGTGGTCAGTTGGTTGCATTTTTGCTGAAATGGTGAACCAGAAACCTCTTTTTCCTGGCGATTCTGAGATTGATGAACTGTTCAAGATTTTCAGGTCTCTCTTATAAATGTTGTACAGTCTTGCTTGAAGCTCTTCCATGGATTCATCTAATCTGGGTTGTGTGTTTGACCATCTCTTTTACGTTCATGCAGAATCATGGGCACTCCTAATGAAGAGACCTGGCCAGGTGTTGCTTCATTACCTGACTACAAGTCAGCTTTCCCCAAGTGGCCGTCCGTGGTAAATCATTAATGACTCCTGTTCATTCTTATGAAAAAATTGTTTAGAGTATGAAACTGTGGACAGGGATCAAACTTTAGTTTGTCCTGGCTCCTATTAAATTACTTATGTACATTTCATGGAGACTCATGAACTAGTCGCGCGACTAGTCGAGGTTTTTGGTTGGAACACAAGTACTGTCTCATAGACTAGTCAAGAGACCAGTCTTAGTTTGATTCTAACTTGAGGAGTTTGCTGCAGGATCTTGCAACTGTGGTCCCAACACTCGAACCTTTGGGAATTGATCTTCTCTCGGTAAGTTGGACCAACAAATACTTTCTTGTTtttataatgtccattaattgtGTATTTGTGCTTATTGCCTTGCTGTTTGCATTCAGTTTGCTTAGTGGGTGGGTAACATATTGCAATGCCCTTTCATTTCATTAATCCATAGTGAACAATGTAGTTTCTGCTTGCAGTCCTGGGACTGGACAGCGGCATTCTAAGTTGTGTTTAATATATGAAGTTCAGGCAAATACGTGAATAAAATCTCAGTCTCTAGTACAAATTGAAGTTGCCATGTTAGAAACACACTTATAGATCCTAGGTGCCTTCTTGGATGGAAGTTGCTAATTCTATGTAGGTTGCTATGCATATTTTCAGTAGATATTTCAGTTTATTCCATTGTCACCATGGCTGTTGCATGATTCTATTACTGCATATGAAGTTGTGAAGTATAAGCCTTGTGGTATGATGTATGCTGGTGAGCAACAGAGCATAATGCACATAATACCATTGGAATAGATCATATTTTGTTTGTGACATTATGTTATTTCTACCTTTTTTTCTCTGCCATCATGTAAAAAAAAATGATTCTACTAATGTGTATCCATACCCTTGCTGACTTCTCTCCTCACCGTCATGCAGAAAATGCTCTGTTTAGATCCAAGCAGAAGAATCAACGCACGAACTGCCCTCGAGCACGAGTACTTCAAGGATCTCGATGTATCCTCATAGATTATGGCCCCTGCCCCTCTGTACATTAAGATTGCATGGGTTGCTCCTGAGCTTCCTGAATCTTGGACCGTGTGCCTCCTTTCTTCCCTATTCTTTTTGATTTTGGTTGTGTAGTAGAGAGAAACTAGAAGAGGAGACACCTCTAGGTTACCCCTCTGTGTAGGCCAAGTCAACTGAAAAAAAAGTCTGGTGGTCTGGGAGATCTACATTGCCATTTTGCCCCGTATTTATAAAAACGCTGACACCGACTTGTTCCTGGATGATCAATTTTGTAGTAGCTGATCATGGGTCACGGGTTGGCAGTGTTTCATGAACTTCCAGCTGATATGAGGACGTTCGGGCTACCGTCGTCGGAGCGAGCCTGGGAGACCTTGCACTGGCCGTGACCTCCAGAGCATTAATGTCGTATTTGGCGCTGAACCAAGGATTCTGTACCTCACGTCGGCTGTAACAATCTCCAAATCACGATAACTTCATGACGCGGAGTAGATTATTTCTACTTGGCTCATGCCTGGGGACTTCTGCTTTTTACTGCCTCCCAATCCGTACTGGAAAGATTTGAAGTTTACACCGTGTTGTAGTTCGGATAAGCAACAATCAAGGTTGATGCACCACTAAGCCTCCATACAAAACAAGTTGGACGCGGTATGTTTTCGATTTGACGATCATTAGTCCCGACGATAGTAGTAGAGATGCGATATGGTAGTGCAGTC includes:
- the LOC124692397 gene encoding cyclin-dependent kinase A-2, with product MDQYEKVEKIGEGTYGVVYKAKDRYTNETIALKKIRLEQEDEGVPSTAIREISLLKEMQHRNIVRLQDVVHNEKCIYLVFEYLDLDLKKHMDSSPDFKNHHIVKSFLYQILRGIAYCHSHRVLHRDLKPQNLLIDRRTNSLKLADFGLARAFGIPVRTFTHEVVTLWYRAPEILLGARQYSTPVDVWSVGCIFAEMVNQKPLFPGDSEIDELFKIFRIMGTPNEETWPGVASLPDYKSAFPKWPSVDLATVVPTLEPLGIDLLSKMLCLDPSRRINARTALEHEYFKDLDVSS
- the LOC124692398 gene encoding cyclin-dependent kinase A-2-like — encoded protein: MVNQKPLFPGDSEIDELFKIFRIMGTPNEETWPGVASLPDYKSAFPKWPSVDLATVVPTLEPLGIDLLSKMLCLDPSRRINARTALEHEYFKDLDVSS